A stretch of the Leptospira kirschneri serovar Cynopteri str. 3522 CT genome encodes the following:
- the leuS gene encoding leucine--tRNA ligase, protein MQYPFQEVESFWQKFWEEHKSFQTNIRSSKPKFYCLDMFPYPSGAGLHVGHPEGYTATDILSRFKRMKGFEVLHPMGWDAFGLPAERYAMQTGIHPAITTKNNIDNFRRQIQMIGLSYDWSREFSTTDPDYYKFTQWIFIQLYQSWFNPELKKAESINELIRRFSYQGSNGLDYRQFSSEEWNQFSSIEKEKILSDFRLVYQAEIPVNWCEALGTVLANEEVEEWVGKGYEVIRKPMRQYMMRITAYADRLLEDLELVEWPSSTLEMQKNWIGKSEGLEITFSFSKPLQSGLEGIRIFTTRPDTIFGVTYMVVAPEHPIVSEITTPEQKQKVEEYQKTSSLKSDLDRMELNKEKTGVFTGAFVLNPADPSQKIPVWISDYVLYGYGTGAIMAVPAHDQRDFEFAKTFGLKILPVIEGEISDTAFDSKTSTCINSSSSEISINGLDYTSASSKIISWAESKKIGKKKIQFKLRDWLFARQRYWGEPIPLVHYPSGVTKPIPESELPLVLPNLEEFKPSGTGESPLALAKDWLQYKDPETGEIGTRETNTMPQWAGSCWYYLRYIDPKNGKFFCDPELEKKWMPVNLYVGGSEHAVLHLLYSRFWHKFLFDIGVVSTKEPFDKLIHQGLILGEDKRKMSKSLGNVVNPDDVIREYGADSLRLFEMFMGPLEMVKPWSTRGVEGVFRFLNRIWRLFHSGPQESFRLDDIEPTPEELKILHKTIQKVSEDIPNFSFNTAIAQLMIFVNEFTPSERKPKKVLESFILLLAPFAPHIAEELWKRSGKTESLSYEKFPEADPQYLVESEILIVVQVNGKLRDEFKAPKDVSQSDAISMAKNLDKIKGILEGKTIRKEIYVPGKLVNLVIG, encoded by the coding sequence ATGCAATATCCGTTTCAGGAAGTAGAATCTTTTTGGCAAAAATTTTGGGAAGAACACAAAAGTTTTCAAACAAATATCCGGTCTTCTAAACCGAAATTCTACTGCTTGGATATGTTTCCTTATCCTTCCGGAGCTGGATTACACGTAGGTCATCCGGAAGGATACACGGCAACCGACATTCTTTCCCGATTCAAAAGGATGAAAGGTTTTGAAGTTCTACATCCTATGGGTTGGGATGCGTTTGGACTTCCTGCGGAGCGTTATGCGATGCAGACCGGAATTCATCCTGCAATCACTACCAAGAATAATATCGATAACTTTCGCCGCCAAATCCAGATGATCGGTCTTTCCTACGACTGGTCTCGTGAATTTTCCACAACCGATCCGGATTATTATAAATTTACTCAATGGATCTTTATCCAACTTTATCAATCTTGGTTTAATCCCGAACTGAAAAAAGCGGAATCTATCAATGAACTCATTCGTAGATTTTCTTATCAAGGTTCAAACGGTCTGGATTACAGACAATTCAGCTCCGAAGAATGGAACCAATTCTCCTCGATCGAAAAAGAGAAAATTCTTTCTGATTTCAGATTGGTTTATCAGGCGGAAATTCCAGTCAATTGGTGTGAAGCTCTTGGAACCGTTCTCGCAAACGAAGAAGTGGAAGAATGGGTCGGTAAAGGTTACGAAGTAATTCGTAAACCAATGCGTCAATATATGATGAGAATTACCGCATACGCAGATCGTCTTTTAGAAGATCTTGAACTAGTCGAGTGGCCGTCCTCTACTTTAGAAATGCAAAAAAATTGGATCGGCAAAAGTGAAGGTCTTGAAATTACGTTTTCATTTTCAAAACCTCTGCAAAGCGGTTTAGAAGGAATCCGAATTTTTACCACAAGACCAGATACTATTTTCGGAGTGACTTATATGGTAGTGGCTCCGGAACATCCGATCGTTTCCGAAATCACAACTCCAGAACAAAAACAAAAAGTGGAAGAATACCAAAAAACTTCTTCCTTAAAAAGTGATTTAGATCGGATGGAACTGAATAAAGAAAAAACTGGAGTTTTTACAGGAGCTTTTGTTCTCAATCCTGCAGATCCTTCTCAAAAAATTCCGGTTTGGATCAGCGACTACGTGTTATATGGATATGGAACGGGAGCGATTATGGCCGTTCCGGCCCACGATCAAAGAGACTTTGAATTTGCAAAAACATTCGGATTAAAAATTCTTCCGGTTATTGAAGGTGAAATTTCAGACACAGCCTTCGATTCTAAAACTTCTACGTGTATCAATTCCTCTTCTTCCGAAATTTCGATCAACGGATTGGATTATACTTCGGCTTCTTCCAAAATTATTTCTTGGGCAGAATCTAAAAAAATCGGTAAGAAAAAAATCCAATTTAAACTGAGAGATTGGCTATTTGCAAGACAAAGATATTGGGGAGAACCAATTCCTTTGGTTCATTATCCTTCCGGAGTTACAAAACCGATTCCAGAATCAGAACTTCCATTAGTACTTCCTAATTTAGAAGAATTTAAACCTTCTGGCACGGGAGAGTCCCCCCTTGCACTCGCCAAAGATTGGCTCCAATACAAAGATCCTGAAACCGGTGAAATCGGAACAAGAGAAACGAATACGATGCCTCAGTGGGCCGGTTCTTGTTGGTATTATTTGCGTTATATCGATCCTAAAAACGGAAAGTTTTTTTGCGATCCCGAGTTAGAAAAGAAATGGATGCCGGTCAACCTTTACGTAGGCGGTTCGGAACACGCGGTACTTCATCTTCTTTATTCCAGATTTTGGCATAAGTTTTTATTTGATATTGGAGTTGTTTCCACTAAAGAACCGTTCGACAAACTGATTCACCAAGGTTTGATCTTAGGAGAAGACAAACGTAAGATGTCTAAATCTCTCGGAAACGTAGTCAACCCGGATGACGTAATCAGAGAATATGGCGCCGATAGTCTTAGGCTATTTGAGATGTTTATGGGTCCTTTAGAAATGGTTAAACCTTGGAGCACAAGAGGTGTGGAAGGTGTATTCCGTTTTTTGAATAGAATTTGGAGACTTTTTCATTCCGGTCCACAAGAATCTTTTCGTTTAGATGATATAGAACCTACTCCGGAAGAATTGAAAATCCTGCATAAAACGATCCAAAAAGTCAGCGAAGACATTCCGAACTTTTCTTTTAACACTGCAATCGCACAACTGATGATTTTTGTGAACGAATTTACTCCTTCAGAAAGAAAACCTAAAAAAGTTTTAGAATCTTTTATTCTTCTTTTGGCTCCCTTTGCTCCTCATATCGCGGAAGAACTTTGGAAACGTTCGGGCAAAACCGAATCTCTTTCCTATGAAAAATTTCCGGAAGCAGATCCTCAGTATCTCGTTGAGTCTGAAATTTTAATTGTGGTCCAAGTCAATGGAAAGTTAAGAGACGAATTCAAGGCCCCTAAAGACGTATCTCAATCGGATGCTATTTCGATGGCTAAAAATTTAGATAAGATCAAAGGTATCTTGGAAGGAAAAACAATTCGTAAAGAAATTTATGTTCCTGGAAAATTAGTCAATCTTGTGATTGGTTAA
- a CDS encoding SH3 domain-containing protein, which translates to MRNLELRISLIFLLVALNCGGTAPIQKDSASSPSNFSETGLYGYVRGNSVNVRSEGKLASDKIEMLKKSEVVKIESVSPAKEDIQNDSEYWYKIKSKSGLSGWVYGKFLMLYDHSPLTEKEYMALFVKKLYPGETMKKVAPGEYTVKSPYNFSFNVRISLEDGVIEVHRNAKEEFHAENVTEVYLLLKEYPKHVFSTSGYSTISVMNSNDCFASIVNGMRLKLFDKASEKKSNQTDGTNSVYMLSDGRDDDKSYEFVDGFLIQSSQYEDGKGMRPAQKFKIKNCKLVELK; encoded by the coding sequence ATGAGGAATTTAGAACTAAGAATTAGTTTAATCTTCTTACTTGTTGCTTTGAATTGTGGAGGGACTGCCCCGATTCAAAAGGATTCGGCTTCTTCTCCTTCGAATTTTTCTGAGACAGGGTTGTATGGATATGTTCGTGGTAATTCGGTGAATGTTCGCTCGGAGGGAAAGCTTGCGTCGGACAAAATCGAGATGCTCAAAAAAAGCGAAGTGGTAAAAATCGAATCGGTTTCTCCTGCGAAAGAAGATATTCAAAACGACAGTGAATACTGGTACAAGATCAAAAGTAAAAGCGGTCTTTCTGGTTGGGTGTATGGAAAATTTCTAATGTTGTATGACCATTCCCCTTTAACTGAAAAGGAATACATGGCTTTATTTGTTAAGAAATTGTATCCCGGTGAGACGATGAAGAAGGTAGCTCCAGGTGAATACACAGTAAAGAGTCCTTACAATTTTTCTTTTAATGTACGAATTTCTTTGGAAGATGGGGTGATAGAAGTTCACAGAAACGCAAAAGAAGAATTTCACGCGGAAAATGTAACAGAAGTATATTTACTGTTAAAGGAATATCCTAAGCATGTTTTCAGTACTAGCGGGTATTCTACAATTTCTGTAATGAATTCAAATGATTGTTTTGCAAGCATTGTTAACGGAATGAGATTGAAGCTTTTTGACAAAGCGAGTGAAAAAAAATCAAATCAAACTGACGGTACTAATTCGGTATATATGCTATCTGATGGCCGTGATGACGACAAAAGCTACGAGTTTGTAGATGGTTTTCTCATTCAGTCTTCTCAATATGAAGATGGAAAGGGAATGCGCCCTGCTCAAAAGTTTAAAATTAAGAACTGCAAACTTGTTGAATTGAAGTGA